In Aquimarina sp. TRL1, a single window of DNA contains:
- a CDS encoding RagB/SusD family nutrient uptake outer membrane protein, with the protein MNIKKTIIKFSGILSVLLLISCDDNLELTPQQDIEVKDVITTEKGVKNVLIAAYEVAGSNDLLGGGIHNASELLGNDQLINFGGTFNTLRQYSIKQITVINTDVSGIWIDSYRAINQANIVLANSDVIKDEEERSRLEGEAKFIRGAVYFELIKLFGKTYQEGGQNTQPGVPLVLLPTLNLDEIKEPSRNTVEEVYTQILTDLTEAYNILPEANAEFADKYVVKALMARVYLQQQAYEEARDAANEVIQNSAFELQDNYEDAFNNPEDAREDIFAWQITIQNGRNEMNTHWAPENFGGRTGLDIAVNDEYLEIFDDSDDERRTFFYNADNGRRASTKWQEQYANVPFIRLAELYLIRAEANERLGTTEGDSPLNDINRIRTRANAAELTAITLDDILLERQRELAFEGFALHDLKRLGGSVDGIDANDDKLVLPIPQREMDANPNLTQNPGY; encoded by the coding sequence ATGAATATTAAGAAAACGATTATAAAATTTAGTGGGATACTTTCGGTATTGCTACTAATAAGTTGTGATGATAATTTAGAATTAACCCCACAACAAGATATAGAAGTAAAAGATGTAATTACTACAGAAAAAGGGGTCAAAAATGTATTAATTGCCGCTTATGAAGTAGCAGGAAGTAACGATCTGTTGGGAGGAGGAATCCATAATGCTTCTGAGTTATTAGGAAATGACCAGCTAATTAATTTTGGAGGAACTTTTAATACGTTACGTCAGTATTCTATTAAACAAATAACTGTTATTAATACGGATGTTTCAGGTATTTGGATTGACAGTTATAGAGCGATTAATCAAGCTAATATTGTATTAGCGAATAGTGATGTTATAAAAGATGAAGAAGAGAGAAGTCGTTTGGAAGGAGAGGCTAAATTTATCAGAGGAGCTGTATATTTTGAGTTGATAAAGTTGTTTGGAAAAACATATCAAGAAGGAGGACAGAATACCCAGCCGGGAGTACCTTTAGTGTTATTGCCAACATTAAATTTGGATGAAATAAAAGAACCATCTAGAAATACAGTGGAAGAGGTGTATACTCAAATTCTTACGGATCTTACAGAAGCATATAATATACTACCAGAAGCAAATGCAGAGTTTGCAGATAAATATGTAGTAAAAGCATTAATGGCAAGAGTATATCTGCAGCAGCAAGCGTATGAAGAAGCAAGAGATGCTGCTAATGAGGTTATTCAGAACAGTGCTTTCGAGTTACAAGATAATTATGAAGATGCTTTTAATAACCCAGAAGATGCCAGAGAAGATATTTTTGCATGGCAGATAACAATACAAAATGGCCGTAATGAGATGAACACTCATTGGGCACCAGAGAATTTTGGAGGAAGAACAGGTCTAGATATTGCTGTAAATGATGAATATTTAGAAATATTTGATGACTCCGATGATGAGCGAAGAACCTTCTTTTATAATGCTGATAATGGAAGAAGAGCTTCTACAAAATGGCAGGAGCAGTATGCGAATGTTCCGTTTATCAGATTAGCAGAATTATACTTGATCAGAGCAGAAGCCAATGAAAGATTGGGGACAACAGAAGGAGATAGTCCGCTGAATGATATTAATAGAATAAGAACCAGAGCAAACGCAGCTGAACTTACCGCAATAACGCTTGATGATATTTTATTAGAAAGACAAAGAGAATTAGCTTTTGAAGGCTTTGCGTTACATGATCTTAAACGTTTGGGAGGTTCTGTAGATGGAATTGATGCTAATGATGATAAATTAGTACTTCCTATTCCACAAAGAGAAATGGATGCAAACCCAAACTTAACTCAGAATCCAGGATATTAA